A genomic region of Denticeps clupeoides chromosome 9, fDenClu1.1, whole genome shotgun sequence contains the following coding sequences:
- the LOC114797299 gene encoding SLAM family member 7-like — MDLMTAFAIVLFSTLSQPLLSDILPVYGLRGGTITFTAKAPNSRVTSVVWKWNKDKVAECEIPEDETTFFSKFKNRTSLDKTTWSLTMSDLEPTLEGKYSVEINSKDATEYFMLNVLDPVSQPQITSECNSTSCTLTCTGEKSETTKSLWMDNKGNQSDNAVWRVEKSAALDVIYTCNFSNPASWKSHSIAERELFTRPLAFIIASIVAVIALLFVGVGLMCYFKKKKKGTWAPKTDNETENPGSRGIMYIQASTEDTTKVANVLKDINGSQVNEPLHKPSLDSANG, encoded by the exons ATGGATCTGATGACTGCTTTCGCTATAGTTCTTTTCTCTACATTATCCCAGCCGCTACTTTCAG ACATATTACCTGTGTACGGCTTACGAGGTGGTACCATCACATTCACTGCAAAGGCACCAAATTCAAGAGTTACTTCAGTCGTATGGAAATGGAACAAGGACAAAGTGGCTGAATGTGAAATACCAGAGGATGAGACAACGTTCTTTAGCAAATTTAAGAACAGAACAAGTCTGGACAAGACAACATGGTCTCTGACGATGTCAGACCTGGAGCCCACCCTGGAGGGAAAATACTCAGTTGAAATTAACTCCAAGGACGCAACAGAGTATTTTATGCTCAACGTTCTTG ATCCTGTTTCTCAGCCCCAAATTACCTCCGAATGTAACTCTACTAGCTGCACCTTGACCTGTACGGGTGAGAAAAGTGAGACCACTAAGAGTTTGTGGATGGATAACAAAGGAAACCAGAGTGACAATGCTGTCTGGAGGGTAGAGAAGAGCGCAGCTCTGGACGTGATCTACACGTGTAACTTCAGCAATCCAGCCAGCTGGAAAAGCCACTCCATCGCGGAGAGAGAGCTGTTCACAAGGCCATTAG CATTTATTATAGCTTCTATTGTTGCAGTAATTGCACTTCTTTTTGTTGGAGTTGGACTGATGTGCTactttaagaagaaaaaaa AAGGAACCTGGGCTCCAAAGACAGATAATGAAACAGAGAACCCAGGCAGCAGAG GTATCATGTACATTCAAGCTAGCACAGAGGACACGACAAAGGTTGCAAATGTACTGAAAGACATTAACG gttcaCAAGTGAATGAACCATTGCACAAACCTTCTTTGGATTCTGCAAATGGCTAA